In one window of Cytophagaceae bacterium ABcell3 DNA:
- a CDS encoding citrate synthase translates to MSKQAELILDGKSYQLPVIEGTENEKAVDITKLRGQSGYITLDTGYKNTGATQSAITFLDGEKGILRYRGYPIEQLAEKSSFLEVSYLLIYGELPSKQELESFAGRIRKHTNLHEDFKKIFDGFPSNAHPMGVLSSMVCSLTAFYPGSINPNATNDDIDLTIIRLMAKLPTIAAWSYKNSKGQLEMYPRNDLDYCSNFLYMMFGLPNEQYEVDPVVVDALNTLLILHADHEQNCSTSTVRIVGSAHASLYSSVAAGINALWGPLHGGANQAVIEMLEAIKADGGDAKKYLAKAKDKNDPFRLMGFGHRVYKNFDPRAKIIKKACDQVLSKLGINDPVLDIAKKLEEEALSDPYFIDRKLYPNVDFYSGIIYRALGLRTDLFTVMFALGRLPGWIAQWKEMREAGEPIGRPRQVYVGHNERNYVPVEKR, encoded by the coding sequence ATGTCCAAACAAGCTGAACTGATCCTTGATGGCAAGAGTTACCAACTACCTGTTATAGAAGGTACTGAAAATGAAAAAGCCGTTGACATAACTAAACTTAGAGGTCAATCTGGTTATATCACTCTTGACACAGGGTATAAAAATACAGGCGCTACTCAGAGTGCTATTACTTTTCTTGATGGAGAAAAAGGGATACTTCGCTACAGAGGTTATCCTATCGAACAGCTAGCTGAAAAATCTTCTTTCCTAGAGGTTTCTTACTTGTTAATATACGGCGAACTTCCTTCTAAGCAAGAACTAGAGAGCTTTGCAGGAAGAATTAGAAAGCATACCAACCTTCACGAAGACTTTAAAAAGATTTTTGATGGTTTCCCATCCAATGCGCACCCTATGGGCGTATTGTCATCTATGGTATGTTCGCTGACTGCATTTTACCCTGGTTCTATTAACCCAAATGCAACTAATGATGATATAGACCTGACCATCATCAGGCTCATGGCTAAGCTGCCAACCATTGCAGCATGGTCTTACAAAAACTCTAAAGGGCAACTTGAAATGTACCCAAGAAATGACTTAGACTACTGCTCTAACTTCTTGTACATGATGTTTGGCCTTCCAAATGAGCAATACGAAGTAGACCCTGTAGTTGTTGATGCCCTAAATACGCTTTTAATTCTACATGCAGACCATGAGCAAAACTGCTCTACCTCTACTGTTAGAATTGTAGGTTCAGCTCACGCAAGCCTTTATTCTTCTGTAGCTGCTGGTATCAATGCACTTTGGGGACCGCTACACGGTGGTGCAAACCAAGCTGTAATTGAAATGCTAGAAGCTATTAAAGCTGACGGTGGCGATGCTAAAAAGTATCTTGCCAAAGCTAAAGACAAAAATGATCCATTTAGACTAATGGGCTTTGGTCACAGAGTATACAAAAACTTTGACCCAAGAGCTAAGATCATCAAAAAAGCTTGCGATCAGGTTCTTTCTAAGCTAGGTATCAACGACCCTGTATTAGATATAGCTAAAAAACTTGAAGAAGAAGCTCTAAGCGACCCTTACTTCATAGACAGAAAGCTTTATCCTAATGTAGACTTCTACTCTGGTATCATCTACAGGGCACTAGGGCTTAGAACAGACCTGTTTACAGTTATGTTTGCTCTTGGACGTCTTCCAGGTTGGATTGCTCAATGGAAAGAAATGAGAGAAGCTGGTGAGCCGATTGGTAGACCAAGACAAGTTTATGTAGGCCACAATGAAAGAAACTACGTTCCTGTAGAAAAAAGATAA
- a CDS encoding mechanosensitive ion channel, which yields MDTNFFDTDEWVRTGISMGELVLVVLLGWGVSFVMLKIAYFLLQRRSDFMASSLKKRVFLPIYLLLILFFINLAYPLIQFPQLLHQYLQKGLEIGWIVIFSWIIIKLSYVLEDFIYVKYTIDIEDNMSRRRIRTQFQFIKKIFITIVCIIALSLILMTFERVREIGTSLLASAGVAGVIIGFAAQRTIANILAGFQIAFTQPIRIDDVVIVENEWGRIEEINLTYVVVKIWDLRRLVLPITYFIEKPFQNWTRNHSDILGSVFLYVDYSIPLEPLRQELKRVLDSSPLWDKKVWVLQVTNTTEKTMELRALMSAKDAPRAWDLRCYVREQLITFVQQNYPDSLPKVRAELQEKENSTNDEVPPRMV from the coding sequence ATGGATACCAATTTTTTTGATACGGATGAATGGGTTCGTACTGGAATAAGCATGGGTGAGCTTGTTCTGGTTGTGCTGCTGGGTTGGGGAGTTTCTTTTGTAATGCTTAAGATCGCATACTTTTTACTGCAGAGAAGAAGTGATTTTATGGCTTCTTCATTAAAGAAAAGGGTTTTCTTACCTATTTACTTATTGCTTATTCTTTTCTTTATTAACCTGGCATATCCACTTATTCAATTCCCTCAGCTATTGCACCAGTATTTGCAGAAGGGGCTTGAAATAGGGTGGATTGTTATATTTTCCTGGATTATCATTAAGCTTTCTTATGTCCTCGAAGACTTTATTTATGTAAAGTATACTATTGATATTGAGGATAACATGAGTCGGCGGAGAATCAGGACTCAGTTTCAATTTATAAAAAAGATATTTATTACCATTGTTTGTATAATCGCCCTTTCTCTCATCTTAATGACCTTTGAAAGAGTCAGGGAAATAGGTACCAGTTTACTAGCCTCTGCCGGTGTTGCTGGCGTAATAATTGGTTTTGCCGCTCAACGTACTATTGCCAATATTTTGGCAGGTTTTCAGATAGCTTTCACCCAACCTATTAGGATCGATGATGTAGTCATTGTTGAGAATGAATGGGGGAGGATAGAAGAAATTAATTTGACCTATGTTGTAGTAAAGATTTGGGATTTGAGAAGGTTAGTTTTGCCTATTACCTATTTTATTGAAAAACCTTTCCAAAACTGGACGAGAAACCATTCCGATATACTAGGCTCGGTGTTTTTATATGTGGACTACTCGATTCCGTTAGAACCCTTAAGGCAAGAGTTGAAAAGGGTTTTAGACAGTAGCCCTCTTTGGGATAAAAAAGTTTGGGTGCTCCAGGTGACCAATACCACAGAAAAAACCATGGAGTTGAGAGCGCTTATGAGTGCAAAAGATGCTCCTAGGGCTTGGGATTTGCGCTGCTATGTACGTGAACAGTTAATTACATTTGTTCAACAGAATTACCCGGACTCCTTACCTAAAGTACGGGCTGAATTACAGGAGAAAGAAAATTCTACAAATGATGAAGTGCCTCCAAGAATGGTTTAA
- a CDS encoding Rpn family recombination-promoting nuclease/putative transposase, whose protein sequence is MAEFKEKYINPFTDYGFKRLFGEEPNKDLLLDFLNVLLKEEQGEITDLTYLKGKQLGATEVDRKAIFDLYCENEKGEKFIVELQKTKQNFFKDRTVYYSTFPIREQAKRADWNYELKAVYTIAILDFVFDEDKHEPNKYRYDIKLSDIETKKVFYDKLTFVYLEMPKFNKTIDELETRFDKWLFVLRNLNKLDRVPDKLREHIFEKIFETAEIAKFTPEQVQSYEDSLKYYRDLKNSLDTAKEEGREEGKEIGREERAFEIARELLKNNVDIDIIIHSTGLKKEQITKLKNQN, encoded by the coding sequence ATGGCTGAGTTTAAAGAAAAATACATAAACCCTTTTACTGATTACGGTTTCAAACGCCTATTTGGTGAGGAACCCAACAAAGACTTGCTTCTAGACTTTCTGAATGTACTATTAAAAGAAGAACAAGGAGAAATAACAGATCTAACCTATCTGAAAGGAAAACAGTTAGGTGCAACCGAAGTGGACAGAAAAGCCATTTTTGACCTATACTGTGAAAATGAGAAAGGTGAAAAATTTATCGTAGAGCTTCAAAAAACTAAGCAGAATTTTTTCAAAGACAGAACTGTCTATTACTCAACCTTCCCTATACGCGAGCAGGCAAAACGTGCAGATTGGAACTATGAATTAAAGGCTGTTTACACAATAGCCATTCTCGATTTTGTGTTTGACGAAGACAAGCACGAGCCCAATAAATACCGCTATGACATTAAGCTATCAGACATAGAGACCAAAAAAGTTTTCTATGATAAGTTGACATTCGTATATCTTGAAATGCCAAAGTTCAATAAAACCATTGATGAACTGGAAACAAGGTTTGACAAATGGCTGTTTGTATTAAGGAACCTCAACAAACTAGACCGAGTGCCTGACAAGTTAAGAGAACATATTTTTGAAAAAATTTTCGAAACGGCTGAAATTGCAAAGTTTACGCCAGAACAAGTCCAATCATACGAGGACAGTTTAAAGTATTACCGTGACCTAAAAAACTCTCTGGACACAGCCAAAGAGGAAGGTAGAGAAGAAGGAAAAGAAATTGGCAGAGAAGAAAGAGCTTTTGAAATAGCTAGAGAACTACTAAAAAATAATGTAGATATAGACATTATCATTCATTCTACAGGGTTAAAAAAAGAACAAATCACAAAGCTTAAAAACCAAAATTAA
- a CDS encoding Tex family protein — MHSNQIAQELNLPEKNVQAVLKLLEEGATVPFISRYRKEMTGSLDEVFITSIKDRNNQLTELAKRREAILKSVKDQGKLTEELEDKIKQAETMSELEDIYLPYKPKRRTRATIAREKGLEPLAEMLLAQDSSEVVGEAEKYVDAEKQVNSSEEALAGARDIIAEKVNEDQEARKKMRNLFTKKGIVQSRVIPGKEKEGEKYKDYFEWEEEISKVPSHRMLAMRRGEREMILMLDIYPPEDDAIDLLEKQFVKSNNEAGAQVKLAVTDSYKRLLKPSMETEVRMGSKLKADDEAIRVFSDNIKQLLLAAPLGQKNILAIDPAFRTGCKTVVLNRQGKLMHYTTIFPHDYQHKVAEAEAELKGLCEKYKVEAVAIGNGTACRETEAFVRKAGLPSSIAIVMVNESGASVYSASEVAREEFPDYDLTVRGAVSIGRRLMDPLAELVKIDPKSIGVGQYQHDVDQHALKEKLDETVMSCVNSVGVELNTASKQILTYVSGLGPQLAKNIVEYRDQNGPFNSRKELLKVARMGEKAFEQCAGFLRIRDAKHPLDASAVHPESYHLVEKMAKDLGCEIEDLLKKPELRKKIDPKKYVTDTIGLPTLNDILQELEKPGRDPREKFEMFSFAEGIEKPSDLKVGMRLPGIVTNITKFGVFVDIGVHQDGLVHISHLADKFVSDPNEVVKVAQKVNVTVLEVDLQRKRISLSMKADPMTGQAKEKKPKRKASANDSGGDMNDMLAKLKQKFK; from the coding sequence TTGCACAGTAATCAGATTGCACAAGAGTTGAACCTGCCTGAAAAAAATGTACAGGCGGTTTTAAAACTTCTTGAAGAAGGTGCTACAGTACCGTTTATTTCCCGTTACCGGAAAGAGATGACCGGTAGTCTCGATGAGGTTTTTATTACCTCTATTAAAGACCGGAACAATCAACTGACCGAATTAGCAAAAAGACGGGAGGCTATTCTTAAATCTGTTAAAGATCAAGGTAAACTTACTGAAGAGCTTGAAGATAAGATAAAGCAAGCAGAAACAATGTCTGAGTTGGAGGATATTTATCTGCCTTACAAGCCAAAAAGGAGGACAAGGGCGACTATTGCTAGGGAAAAAGGGCTTGAACCTTTGGCCGAGATGCTTCTTGCTCAAGATAGCAGTGAGGTTGTTGGAGAAGCCGAGAAGTATGTTGATGCAGAAAAGCAGGTTAACTCTTCTGAAGAAGCTTTAGCTGGCGCAAGGGATATCATAGCTGAAAAAGTCAATGAAGACCAAGAGGCGAGAAAGAAAATGCGTAACCTATTTACCAAAAAAGGTATTGTGCAGTCGCGCGTTATACCTGGAAAAGAAAAAGAAGGGGAGAAGTATAAAGACTATTTTGAATGGGAAGAGGAGATATCCAAAGTACCTTCGCACCGGATGCTTGCTATGCGTAGGGGTGAAAGAGAAATGATTTTAATGTTAGATATTTATCCTCCGGAAGACGATGCTATTGACCTTTTGGAGAAGCAGTTTGTAAAGTCGAATAATGAGGCAGGTGCGCAGGTAAAACTTGCGGTTACAGATAGCTATAAGCGGTTGTTAAAACCATCTATGGAAACCGAGGTACGCATGGGCTCTAAACTAAAAGCTGACGATGAAGCCATCCGTGTTTTTAGTGATAATATTAAACAGTTGCTTTTGGCTGCGCCTTTAGGACAAAAGAATATTCTAGCTATAGATCCAGCCTTTAGGACTGGTTGTAAAACAGTTGTGCTGAACAGACAGGGGAAGTTGATGCACTATACCACTATTTTCCCCCATGATTATCAGCATAAAGTGGCTGAAGCAGAAGCCGAGCTAAAGGGGTTATGTGAAAAATATAAAGTTGAGGCTGTTGCCATTGGCAATGGAACGGCATGTAGGGAAACTGAGGCCTTTGTTCGCAAAGCAGGGTTGCCTTCGTCTATTGCTATTGTCATGGTCAATGAAAGCGGTGCTTCTGTTTACTCTGCCTCTGAAGTGGCCAGGGAAGAATTCCCAGATTATGATTTGACGGTACGCGGTGCGGTTTCTATTGGGCGTAGGCTTATGGATCCTTTGGCTGAACTGGTAAAGATTGACCCTAAGTCTATTGGTGTTGGTCAGTATCAGCATGACGTGGATCAACATGCATTGAAAGAAAAGCTGGATGAAACTGTCATGAGTTGTGTAAACTCTGTTGGAGTTGAGCTAAATACAGCTAGTAAACAAATACTGACTTATGTGTCAGGCCTAGGGCCGCAATTGGCAAAAAATATTGTTGAGTACCGGGATCAAAATGGCCCTTTTAATAGCAGAAAAGAGCTTTTAAAGGTAGCTAGGATGGGTGAAAAAGCTTTTGAGCAATGTGCAGGTTTTCTTCGCATACGTGATGCCAAACACCCTCTTGATGCTAGTGCTGTACACCCTGAAAGTTATCATTTGGTAGAAAAAATGGCCAAAGACTTAGGTTGTGAAATTGAAGACTTGTTGAAAAAGCCTGAGTTAAGGAAAAAAATTGACCCAAAGAAGTATGTGACTGATACTATCGGTTTGCCTACTTTAAATGATATTCTTCAGGAACTGGAAAAACCTGGTAGGGATCCTCGTGAAAAATTTGAGATGTTTAGTTTTGCCGAAGGAATAGAAAAGCCTTCTGACTTGAAAGTAGGTATGCGTTTACCTGGTATAGTGACTAATATAACCAAGTTTGGAGTATTTGTTGACATTGGCGTGCATCAGGATGGGCTAGTACATATTAGCCACCTTGCAGACAAGTTTGTCTCAGATCCTAACGAAGTAGTCAAAGTGGCACAAAAGGTGAATGTGACTGTACTAGAAGTTGACCTTCAGCGAAAAAGGATTTCACTGTCAATGAAAGCAGACCCGATGACAGGGCAAGCTAAAGAAAAGAAGCCTAAGAGAAAAGCCTCAGCCAATGATAGTGGCGGAGATATGAATGACATGCTAGCCAAGCTTAAGCAAAAGTTCAAGTAA
- a CDS encoding polyprenyl synthetase family protein, which produces MAADLRSIQEPIADDIKNFEIKFRESMKSKFMLLDRIMTYIVKRKGKQLRPMFVFLMARLCGGINDSSYRGAALIELLHTATLVHDDVVDDAHYRRGFFSVNALWKNKIAVLVGDYLLSRGLLLSLENDDFQLLKIVSKAVKEMSEGELLQMEKARNLDITEDVYYEIIRQKTASLISSCCAVGAASAGADEQTVKNAALFGEKVGMAFQIKDDLFDYSTSEAIGKPVGIDIKEKKLTLPLIHALNKASWLKKRQIINIVRNESAKPAKVKEVINFVKSSGGIEYATEVMHRIKDEALGLLDGFPDSASKQSLHQLVIYTIERKK; this is translated from the coding sequence ATGGCTGCAGATCTTAGGAGCATTCAGGAACCGATCGCTGACGATATCAAGAATTTTGAGATAAAATTCCGTGAGAGCATGAAAAGTAAATTCATGCTGCTTGACCGGATAATGACCTATATTGTCAAACGCAAAGGAAAACAGCTGCGTCCGATGTTTGTTTTTCTCATGGCGAGGCTGTGTGGCGGTATAAATGATTCATCTTATCGCGGGGCTGCTTTAATTGAGCTGCTTCATACCGCTACCTTAGTTCATGACGATGTGGTCGATGACGCCCATTACCGAAGGGGATTTTTCTCTGTAAATGCTTTATGGAAAAATAAAATCGCCGTGCTGGTTGGTGACTATTTGCTTTCCAGGGGCTTGTTGTTATCATTGGAAAATGATGATTTTCAGTTGTTGAAAATAGTCTCTAAAGCTGTTAAGGAAATGAGCGAGGGAGAATTGCTGCAGATGGAGAAAGCCCGCAACCTAGATATTACCGAAGATGTATATTATGAGATCATCAGGCAGAAGACAGCTTCGTTAATCTCGTCTTGTTGTGCTGTAGGAGCAGCTTCTGCCGGAGCTGATGAACAAACGGTAAAAAACGCAGCACTTTTTGGGGAAAAGGTAGGTATGGCCTTTCAAATTAAAGATGACCTGTTCGACTATAGCACTTCAGAAGCCATAGGAAAACCTGTTGGCATCGATATTAAAGAAAAAAAGTTAACCCTTCCGCTAATACACGCCCTCAATAAAGCAAGTTGGCTTAAAAAAAGGCAGATTATCAACATCGTTCGTAATGAAAGCGCTAAACCGGCAAAAGTTAAAGAAGTCATTAATTTTGTAAAGTCCTCCGGCGGTATAGAATATGCTACAGAAGTTATGCACCGGATCAAGGATGAGGCCTTAGGCCTTTTGGATGGTTTCCCAGACTCTGCCAGCAAACAATCGCTTCACCAGTTGGTTATTTATACTATAGAGAGAAAGAAATAA
- a CDS encoding DUF4136 domain-containing protein — protein sequence MKLKLIYLLTAVVVTVGCRRGNYYSDQIDGLDYGQFQTYAWLPLPDTALNKEHSLINNEILVESIRQAVDSEMESRGFEVDVDSPDVLLLIHTMLEDRQELIDASPLYSTYGYYYPGIFTGPMHPFYYDRFYTMPFVEGYGIRQVEYTEGAMVVDMIERDENRLVWRGWMEKRITNPDRLQRNIPEHVAKIFEGFPLEGHEAN from the coding sequence ATGAAACTAAAACTGATTTACTTACTGACCGCAGTTGTAGTCACTGTAGGCTGTAGAAGGGGGAATTATTACTCCGACCAAATAGACGGCTTGGATTATGGCCAATTTCAGACGTATGCCTGGTTGCCTTTGCCAGACACTGCCTTAAACAAAGAGCACAGTCTTATTAACAATGAAATTTTGGTTGAAAGTATCCGGCAGGCTGTGGACAGCGAAATGGAGTCCCGTGGTTTTGAGGTCGATGTCGATAGCCCTGATGTTCTTTTGCTTATTCATACCATGCTCGAAGACAGGCAGGAGTTGATTGATGCTAGTCCTTTATATAGTACTTACGGTTATTATTATCCTGGTATTTTTACTGGGCCAATGCACCCGTTCTACTATGACCGGTTTTATACCATGCCTTTTGTCGAAGGTTACGGCATAAGGCAAGTAGAGTATACGGAAGGGGCTATGGTTGTCGATATGATAGAAAGGGATGAAAACCGACTTGTCTGGAGAGGGTGGATGGAAAAGCGAATCACTAATCCTGACAGGTTGCAAAGAAATATTCCGGAGCATGTGGCTAAGATATTTGAAGGTTTTCCTTTAGAGGGGCATGAGGCGAATTAG
- a CDS encoding prephenate dehydrogenase/arogenate dehydrogenase family protein: MKNLGIVGFGSFGQFIVPHLKPYFNIYVHDRMDLSDAASKLGVKWGSLKEVVQKDIVVLGVPVQYLEDLVISVKDIINPHALVLDISSVKIKPVDLMMQHLPSSVQIVGTHPLFGPQSGRNGIKGFNMVVSPVRTRLYGNLFRFFSKILELNVLERTPVVHDKQMAYVQALTHFIGRAVNEMDIPDVEQKTQAYQYLLDIKRNLGQDSLDLFLTIEKENPFAKEVRDQFIDELNILNKKLEDPKVLM, translated from the coding sequence ATGAAAAATCTTGGTATAGTAGGTTTTGGGAGTTTTGGTCAGTTTATTGTCCCGCACTTGAAGCCTTATTTTAATATATATGTCCATGACCGTATGGATCTATCTGATGCAGCTTCCAAATTGGGCGTTAAATGGGGGTCGCTCAAAGAAGTTGTTCAAAAGGATATCGTTGTCTTGGGAGTTCCTGTGCAGTATTTGGAAGATTTGGTTATTTCCGTAAAGGATATTATCAACCCACATGCACTGGTGCTAGATATTTCTTCTGTCAAGATCAAACCTGTAGATTTAATGATGCAGCACCTTCCATCTAGTGTACAGATTGTAGGCACGCACCCTTTGTTTGGGCCACAGAGTGGAAGGAATGGCATTAAAGGCTTTAATATGGTGGTTAGCCCGGTGAGGACTCGCTTATATGGCAACTTGTTCAGGTTTTTTTCTAAAATTCTTGAGCTAAATGTGTTGGAGCGGACGCCTGTTGTACATGATAAGCAGATGGCTTATGTGCAAGCGCTGACACATTTTATAGGAAGGGCTGTCAATGAAATGGACATACCTGATGTAGAGCAAAAAACGCAAGCTTATCAGTACCTTCTTGATATAAAAAGGAACTTAGGACAAGATTCATTAGATCTGTTCTTGACCATAGAAAAAGAAAATCCCTTTGCCAAAGAGGTAAGGGATCAGTTTATTGATGAACTTAATATTTTAAATAAGAAATTGGAAGATCCAAAAGTTTTGATGTGA
- a CDS encoding AAA family ATPase produces the protein MVIAITGLPGSGKSWFAKKLSEKLNATYFNSDQVRNNAFSKKDYSPQGKIQVYKKMYNLAQEALKTNNTVVLDATFHKQSTRDSLKAHFPEVEIKWIKVVANETLIIDRLSKKRQDSDADYNVYQQIKNEEEDLREEHLTLESTNENINQMIALALKHLDYEQA, from the coding sequence ATGGTAATAGCCATCACAGGATTGCCCGGATCTGGAAAAAGCTGGTTTGCAAAAAAACTTTCCGAAAAGCTAAATGCAACATACTTTAACAGTGACCAAGTAAGGAACAATGCCTTTTCAAAAAAAGACTATTCCCCTCAAGGAAAAATACAAGTGTACAAAAAAATGTACAACCTGGCCCAAGAGGCTTTAAAAACCAACAATACAGTTGTTCTAGATGCGACATTCCACAAACAAAGCACCAGAGATAGCTTAAAAGCCCACTTTCCTGAAGTCGAAATTAAGTGGATTAAGGTAGTAGCCAATGAAACATTAATCATAGATAGGCTATCAAAAAAGCGCCAAGACAGTGATGCAGACTATAATGTATATCAACAAATTAAAAATGAGGAAGAAGACCTAAGGGAAGAACATTTAACACTTGAGTCTACCAATGAAAATATTAACCAAATGATCGCATTGGCACTAAAACACTTAGACTATGAACAAGCATGA
- a CDS encoding alpha/beta hydrolase, with the protein MGNLKKIKNHVFTDPKSGSKILLDIYFKESDAPKDVIVFSHGFKGFKDWGYFDLMADFFANQGYVFIKFNFSLNGTSPEKPDEFVDLESFAKNTFSQELADLDAVINWVTENNEFLPKENIQKVFLLGHSRGGFIATLEAFDSNKVHGLVTLAAVADFKNRYTEQQIELWKADGVMYIENARTKQQMPLNFTLYEDLIENHDRLNINEKASKLSKPWLIVHGSADTSVDVSHAYKFKELNNNAELMIIDGADHVFGGAHPWEKQQLPDDMQKACNEILIFLKKV; encoded by the coding sequence ATGGGAAATTTAAAGAAAATTAAAAACCACGTTTTTACGGACCCAAAAAGCGGTTCTAAGATTCTTTTAGATATATATTTTAAGGAATCTGATGCCCCAAAAGATGTTATTGTCTTTTCGCATGGCTTTAAAGGCTTTAAAGATTGGGGCTATTTTGACCTGATGGCAGACTTTTTTGCCAACCAAGGGTATGTTTTTATAAAATTTAATTTTAGCCTTAATGGCACTTCTCCTGAAAAGCCTGATGAGTTTGTCGACCTAGAATCTTTCGCTAAGAACACTTTTTCGCAAGAACTTGCAGACCTAGACGCTGTGATCAATTGGGTTACAGAAAACAATGAGTTCTTACCGAAAGAAAATATTCAAAAAGTCTTTCTCCTAGGCCACAGCCGGGGTGGGTTTATTGCCACTTTGGAAGCTTTTGACTCCAACAAAGTCCATGGGCTGGTAACCTTAGCGGCTGTTGCTGACTTTAAAAACCGCTATACAGAGCAACAGATAGAGCTTTGGAAGGCTGATGGCGTAATGTATATAGAAAACGCAAGAACAAAACAGCAAATGCCTTTAAACTTTACGCTTTATGAAGATTTGATAGAAAACCATGACCGATTGAATATAAACGAAAAGGCTTCAAAACTCTCAAAACCTTGGCTTATTGTGCATGGTTCAGCCGATACTTCAGTTGATGTGAGTCATGCATATAAGTTTAAAGAACTAAACAACAATGCTGAACTTATGATCATCGATGGAGCCGATCACGTTTTTGGAGGCGCACACCCATGGGAAAAACAACAGCTTCCAGATGACATGCAAAAGGCTTGTAATGAGATATTAATATTCTTAAAAAAAGTGTAG